Genomic window (Achromobacter sp. B7):
GGCCCCATCGGCGCCGGGCACCGCATGAAGCTGCTGCACAACTACGTGTCGCTGGGGGTCGTCGCGCTGCTGTCGGAAGCAGCGGCGTGCGCGCTGCGTTCCGATATCGACCCGGCGGTGTTCGCGGAAGTCCTGAGCAAGGGCGGTGGCGGCGGCGTGGCGTTGGAACGCATCAAGCCGTACCTGCTGGAACAGGACCCGTCGTCGCTGCGCTTTTTCATGTCGAACGCGCAGAAGGACCTGTCCTACTACAACACCATGGCAGCCGAGGCCGGCGCCGTGCGCGAGATCGGCGCCGCCGTGCAGCACACGTTCGACCAGGCCGTCACGCAAGGCGGTGGCGAACGCTACGTGCCCGAACTGGTGACGTTGCTGAAAGACCGCTAGGTCAGCGTCCCACGGTTGCCGGGGCGGGCGCAAGGCCGCGTCCGGGCAACCGCAGCGAGATGGCCGCGGCCATCAACAGCAGCACGCCCGCCGAACCGAAGGCAACCCAGTGGGTGTGGAACGTGTCGAACGCCCAGCCCCCCAGCCACGAACTGATCATGCCGCCCACCTGGTGGCCCAGATACGTCAGGCCGTACAGCACGCCGACCAGCCGGATGCCGTAGACGTCCGCCAGAATGGCCGACGACAAGGCGATGCTGCCCGCCCACACAATGCCGCCGATGGTGGCCGCCGCATACAGTTCCCAGTGCGCGCCCACCATGACCAGGGCGAAGAACCCCAGGCCGCGCACCAGGTAGATGGCGGCCAGGATGTTGCGCCGTTCAACCTGGTCGGACATGCGGCCCAGCACCAGCGTGCTGAAGATGGCAACCAGGCCGATCAAGCCGATGCCCAGCGAACTGGTGGTGGCGTCAAAGCCGTGGTCCATCAGCATGGGCATGCCGTGCGTACCCAGCAGGTTCATGCTGTAGCCACAGGCGAACAGGCCCAGCGCCACCTGCCAGAAGGGCAAGGTGCGCAACGCGTCGCGCACATTCGGCGCGGGGGCTTTGCCTGGCGTGGAGGAAGCGGCCGACACTTTTCGATCGGGAATCTGGTGAGGCAGCAGGTCGGTGTGTTCGGGCGCGTTGTCGCGCATGATGAACAGCGCGACGGGCACGGTCAGCAAGGCGAACAGCACGGCGAAGGCCAGCAGGGTTTCCTGCCAGCCCACGGCCGCGATCGCAAAGGTCAGCGTCGGCGTCATCAAGGCGATGCCCGCCATGGACCCGGTGGACAAAAAGAACAGTGCCATGCCGCGCTGGCGCGTGAACCAGCGGCTGATGACCGGCGTCAATGCAACGGGGCTGGTAAACGCCAGGCCCACGGACAAGGCCACGCCGAAGGACAGCAGGAACTCAATGGGGCCACGCGCGAACACCGTCCACAGCGAAGACGCCACGACGATGGCCGTGCCGGTCAGCAGCACGAAGCGCGTGCCGCGCACGCTGACCAGGTAACCCGCCAGCGGCATGGCCAGCCCGTAGCACAGCATGCCCACCGCCACGATGGCCGACAGCAGGCTGCGCGAAAACCCCAGCCCGTCCGCCATCGGCAGGAAAAAAGGCCCGATGCCCATGCGCAGGCCCACCGTCAACAGGGTAAGAACCGCGGCGGCGCCGACGATGTTCCAGCCGAAATACCAGCCGCCCGACTCTTGCTTGTTCACAACCGTCTCCTCGATGTCTTCTTGTAGCCGCAGGCGCGCCAGGGCTTGCAGACACCGCAGGGAACGCGCGGACAAAATCCGCTATCGACACGGGTGAGAAGGACGCGGCACGAATCGGCGTGTTCTTGCCGGTGGCCAGGGGCCGGCCGGACGCAACATATTACTCCTGGCTATAAGCGGGGATCACGTTGCGGGGCCGAAAAATTCGTTCGGTAAGCGGGCATTCGCCCATTGCGTCGCCAAGGCAGGCAACGCCAGACGGTGTTACGCCTTCTTTTCCAGGAACGCCTGCAACGCGGGCACGGTGTTCAACACGTGTTGGCGCATGGCTGCTTCGCAACGGGCGGGGTCGCGCGTTTGCAGGGCGTCGATCAGTTCTTGATGCGATTCCCGCACACGCAGTACGCGGCCGGGCTGCGCCGCCCACAAGCGCATATAAGGTTCCACCACCGAATGCAGTTCCGAAATTTGGCGCAGCAGTCGCGGTTTGTGGCAGAAGCTGCACAAGTATTCATGAAACTCCCGGTGCGCGGTCGTCCAGTCCAGATCGTCGCTTGCGTCCTGGTCCAGCTGCTCAAGCATATTGGTCAGGCGGCGGACGTGCTCGGCGCTCATGTGCAGCACGGCATTGCGCGCGGCCAGGCCTTCCAGCACGGACCGCATCTCGAACACTTCCAGCATTTCCTGCTGGTTCAGTCCGCGCACCACGGCGCCCCGATTGGCCCGGATCTCGACCAGGCCTTCCGAGGCCAGCCGCCGCAGGGCGCCGCGCACGGGCATCCGGCTGGTGCCGATTTCGGTGGCGACCACATCCGGCACCAGGCGCTGGCCGGGCGCATAGTTGCCCAGGCGGATTTCGCGTTGCAGGTGCAGATAAGCCTCGTCTTCGGCACTGATCGCTGTCTTCTGGAATTGCAGCATTGTCGTCCCCGGGCTTGGAAAGCCGCCATGATAGATAAACGCAAAAATAACACAAACTGGATCCAGTGATCCATGGATGCAAATACTAATGGTCGGCCGGGGCACGGTCCCGTCTAATTGCTTGCGGACGGCGTCGCAAGGCCTGTCACGCGCCGGAACGGGCAACAGACCCGCCCGGCAAGCCCAAGCTTTCCATTACGCGATCAAGGGGAATCCAATGAAATTTCGTCTCATCCGGACGCTGGCCGGCCTGGCCGTAGCCGCTTTCGCCGCCCAGGCCGGCGCACAAACCGCCGCGCCCGCCACCGACTGGCCGCAGCACCCGGTGCGCATTGTTGTGCCGTTCCAGGCCGGCTCTGCCACGGATCTGATCTCGCGCCAGCTGGGCGCCGCGCTGGCCACCGAACTGGGCCAACCCTTTGTCGTGGAAGCCCGCCCGGGCGCCGCGGCCGCCATCGGCAGCGCCTCGGTGGCGCGTTCCGCGCCGGATGGCTACACGTTGTTGATGGGCGGCCCGGCCGCTGTCGTCACCAACCGCTTCCTGCAGAAGCGTCTGGCTTATGACCCGGACGCCTTCGCGCTGGTGTCCCTGGTGGCCTACACCCCCAACATCCTGCTGGCCAATCCGCAGCAGCCCTTCAAGACGCTGCCCGAAATGGTGGCCTATGCGCGCGCCAATCCGGGCAAGCTGACCTACGCGTCGTTCGGCACCGGCACCACGTCGCACATGGCGGGCGAAATGCTCAAGTCCATTGCCGGCATCGACATCCTGCACGTGCCGTACAAGGGCGCGGGCGAAGCCATCCCCGCCCTGCTGTCCGGCCAGGTATCGATGTATTTCGACACCATCATGACGGGCCTGCCGCAGGTCAAGAGCGGTTCGCTGCTGGCGCTGGGCATGTCGAACTCGAAGCGTTCCTCGCTGGCGCCGGACATCCCCACCATCGCCGAACAAGGCTACGCGGGCTACGACATCGCCCCCTGGTATGGCCTGGTCGCGCCCGAAGGCACGCCCGAGCCGATTCTTGAAAAGCTGAACCGCGCCGTCAACAAGGTGCTGGCGGATCCGGCATTGCGCGGTAAGCTCGCCGAAGCGGGCGCCGAACCGCGTGGCGGCAGCCGCGCCGAATTCGCCGCCTTCATCAAGGCCGAAATTCCGCGCACCAAGCAGTTGATCGACCAAGCCGGCATCACCCCGCAGTAACCCTTACACCACGAGTTTCCAGCATCCATGTCCCCCTCCTTCGATTGGTCTTTTCCGTACGCTTCCCGAAAAATGCCGGTCCTGGCCGCCAACGCGGTCGCGACCAGCCAGCCGCTGGCTGCGCAGGCGGGGCTACGCATGTTGCTGGCCGGTGGCAATGCCGTTGACAGCGCCATTGCCACCGCGATTGCGCTGACGGTGGTCGAACCCGTCATGAACGGCATCGGCGGCGATATGTTCGCGCTGGTCTGGCACGACGGCAAACTGCATGGCCTGAATTCCAGCGGTTGCGCGCCCGCCGCGTGGACGCCGGACTTCTTCAACGGCCGCGACGCCATGCCCGGCACCGGCTGGGGCACCGTCACCGTGCCCGGCCAGGTGGCCGGCTGGAAGGCGCTGTCCGACCGCTTCGGCAAGCTGCCCTTCACCAAACTGTTCGAGCCCGCCATCGGCTATGCCGAAGAAGGCTTCCCCGTGTCGCCGACCATCGCGCGCCAATGGGCCACGCAAGCGCCCAAGCTGGCGCACGAGCCCGGCTTTGCCGAGGCCTTTCTACCCGAAGGCCGCGCACCGCAAGCAGGCGAATGGTGGCGCTTTCCGGCACAGGGCAAGACGCTGCGCGCCATTGCGGAAAGCGGCGGCGACAGCTTCTATCTGGGCGAACTCGCCCGCAAGATCACCGACTTTGCCAGCCAGACGGGCGGCGCTCTCAGCGCCACGGACCTGGCCGAGCATCGTCCGGAATGGGTCGCTCCCATTTCGCAATCGTTCCGCGACGTCGAACTGCATGAAATTCCGCCGAACGGCCAAGGCATTTCCGCGCTGATGGCGCTGGGCATGCTGGAACAGTTCGACCTGGAAGGCATGGGTGTGGACAGCGCCGACTACTACCACGTCAGCATCGAAGCGATGAAGCTGGCGTTCGCCGACCTGCATCACCATGTGGCCGACCCGCGCCACATGCGCACGGACGCCAGGGCGCTGCTGGACCGCGCCTACCTGGCCGAACGCGCACGACTGATTTCGATGGATCGTGCCAGCGTACCCACCGCCGGCACGCCCGCCACCGGCGGCACCGTTTACCTGACCACGGCCGATGCGAACGGCACGATGGTGTCGTTCATCCAGTCCAACTATCACGGCTTCGGTTCCGGCGTGGTCGTGCCGGGCACCGGCATCAGCCTGCACAATCGGGGCTTGAACTTCGTGCTGACGCCCGGCCACGCCAATCAGGTGGCGCCGCGCAAAAAGCCCATGCACACGATCATTCCCGCGTTTGTCACGCGTGGCGGCCAGCCGTTGATGTCGTTTGGCGTGATGGGCGGATCGATGCAGGCGCAGGGCCACCTGCAAATGGTCACGCGTCTGGCCGCGTTCAAACAGAACCCGCAGGCAATGAGCGATGCCCCGCGCTTCCGTGTTGAAAAGGGCCCGGTGGTGAATGTGGAATCGCATCTGCCGCAAGACGTGGTGCAGACGCTGCGCGACCGTGGTCACAATGTGGCCGTGGCGCCCGTGGACAGCCTGGAATTCGGCTCGGCGCAGTTGATTTGCCGCTTGCCCCAAGGCGGTTATATCGCGGCGTCGGATTCGCGCCGCGACGGGCAAGCCGTCGGCTTCTGACAGCAAGGCGGCTTCAGGGCTGAAGCCGTCGCCGAAGGCAATTCATGCTTCGGCCCGGCTTGCCTGCCCCGGCTTCGGCCTGAGCTCAGGCCGAGCTCCAGGTTGGCTTGTCCGGCCGGGGCAGCGCGGGGAAGCCGCCTTCGCCCAGTTGGCTTTGAAC
Coding sequences:
- a CDS encoding MFS transporter: MNKQESGGWYFGWNIVGAAAVLTLLTVGLRMGIGPFFLPMADGLGFSRSLLSAIVAVGMLCYGLAMPLAGYLVSVRGTRFVLLTGTAIVVASSLWTVFARGPIEFLLSFGVALSVGLAFTSPVALTPVISRWFTRQRGMALFFLSTGSMAGIALMTPTLTFAIAAVGWQETLLAFAVLFALLTVPVALFIMRDNAPEHTDLLPHQIPDRKVSAASSTPGKAPAPNVRDALRTLPFWQVALGLFACGYSMNLLGTHGMPMLMDHGFDATTSSLGIGLIGLVAIFSTLVLGRMSDQVERRNILAAIYLVRGLGFFALVMVGAHWELYAAATIGGIVWAGSIALSSAILADVYGIRLVGVLYGLTYLGHQVGGMISSWLGGWAFDTFHTHWVAFGSAGVLLLMAAAISLRLPGRGLAPAPATVGR
- a CDS encoding GntR family transcriptional regulator encodes the protein MLQFQKTAISAEDEAYLHLQREIRLGNYAPGQRLVPDVVATEIGTSRMPVRGALRRLASEGLVEIRANRGAVVRGLNQQEMLEVFEMRSVLEGLAARNAVLHMSAEHVRRLTNMLEQLDQDASDDLDWTTAHREFHEYLCSFCHKPRLLRQISELHSVVEPYMRLWAAQPGRVLRVRESHQELIDALQTRDPARCEAAMRQHVLNTVPALQAFLEKKA
- a CDS encoding tripartite tricarboxylate transporter substrate binding protein — translated: MKFRLIRTLAGLAVAAFAAQAGAQTAAPATDWPQHPVRIVVPFQAGSATDLISRQLGAALATELGQPFVVEARPGAAAAIGSASVARSAPDGYTLLMGGPAAVVTNRFLQKRLAYDPDAFALVSLVAYTPNILLANPQQPFKTLPEMVAYARANPGKLTYASFGTGTTSHMAGEMLKSIAGIDILHVPYKGAGEAIPALLSGQVSMYFDTIMTGLPQVKSGSLLALGMSNSKRSSLAPDIPTIAEQGYAGYDIAPWYGLVAPEGTPEPILEKLNRAVNKVLADPALRGKLAEAGAEPRGGSRAEFAAFIKAEIPRTKQLIDQAGITPQ
- the ggt gene encoding gamma-glutamyltransferase, with protein sequence MSPSFDWSFPYASRKMPVLAANAVATSQPLAAQAGLRMLLAGGNAVDSAIATAIALTVVEPVMNGIGGDMFALVWHDGKLHGLNSSGCAPAAWTPDFFNGRDAMPGTGWGTVTVPGQVAGWKALSDRFGKLPFTKLFEPAIGYAEEGFPVSPTIARQWATQAPKLAHEPGFAEAFLPEGRAPQAGEWWRFPAQGKTLRAIAESGGDSFYLGELARKITDFASQTGGALSATDLAEHRPEWVAPISQSFRDVELHEIPPNGQGISALMALGMLEQFDLEGMGVDSADYYHVSIEAMKLAFADLHHHVADPRHMRTDARALLDRAYLAERARLISMDRASVPTAGTPATGGTVYLTTADANGTMVSFIQSNYHGFGSGVVVPGTGISLHNRGLNFVLTPGHANQVAPRKKPMHTIIPAFVTRGGQPLMSFGVMGGSMQAQGHLQMVTRLAAFKQNPQAMSDAPRFRVEKGPVVNVESHLPQDVVQTLRDRGHNVAVAPVDSLEFGSAQLICRLPQGGYIAASDSRRDGQAVGF